From a single Athene noctua chromosome 2, bAthNoc1.hap1.1, whole genome shotgun sequence genomic region:
- the DCLK3 gene encoding serine/threonine-protein kinase DCLK3 isoform X2 → MPAAAPPPLHPAAGSCCPYGHCAGCRGLFDHSSHNSSSKVKERKLQGTCPPIGHGNYGKPCLSESSHRSPFFNPRNGFHTIHSEHSPVKPRIITVVKPGGRTLRRITLLLNRRSVQTFEQLMADISEALGFPRWKNDRVRKLYNLRGREIRSVSDFFREGDAFIAMGREPLTLKNLEVVLQELYPENPYAASAAIQQNEEQSQKLKSRLYDKASKVDSGFDETEITKNCSNSMSPKLVAGHEGKSQAKTKQEEKMRTKKKWTRESWGSEQGVKPSRKTRESERYLNHERSSEDGLEESSEEVVRCEKCEQERQARQKLQRERQAEASFENRDLNSGACQRYHVERNAKIRNCRKSSETCLEGEEVGWKDSGCRRTWKPLHRNVNEGLEKHKRSIEKERDVEKHENHGKEVIKIKKNAVEGLQLTHEAKEENGSSCVMNQSGWLKKDTPRDAEKPSKIHREGREGQRSKEESARREGNITCRESDMTRREKTGDRRVNKEENKAQGLENTSRRYAIKNRTDVEKHYEIGRTIGDGNFAVVKECRHCDTNQIYAMKIVDKSKLKGKEDMMESEILIIRSLSHPNIVSLIEVYETEAEIYLILEYVPGGDLFDAIIESVKFTEHDAAVMITDLCEALVYIHSKNIVHRDLKPENLLVQHNADKSTTLKLADFGLAKQVTKPIFTVCGTPTYVAPEILAEKGYGLEVDMWAAGVILYILLCGFPPFRSQERDQEELFQIIQLGHYEFLSPYWDNISAAKDLITRLLIVDPHKRYTARQVLQHPWIRTAGKTNSRNLQREVTINIERHFRAQRRKEVADEGS, encoded by the exons GATGCCGAGGATTGTTTGACCATTCATCACACAATTCAAGCTCAAAAGTAAAAGAAAGGAAGCTACAAGGGACTTGTCCTCCCATTGGTCATGGAAACTATGGAAAACCATGTTTGAGTGAAAGCAGTCATAGGTCCCCATTTTTTAATCCCCGCAATGGTTTTCACACAATACATTCAGAGCACAGTCCTGTGAAGCCAAGGATTATTACAGTGGTGAAACCTGGTGGGCGCACACTCAGAAGGATAACATTGCTTCTCAACAGGAGATCAGTCCAGACCTTTGAACAGCTGATGGCTGACATTTCGGAAGCTCTGGGATTTCCACGCTGGAAGAATGACCGCGTGAGAAAGCTTTATAATCTGAGAGGGAGAGAAATCCGAAGTGTTTCTGACTTCTTCAGGGAAGGTGATGCATTCATAGCTATGGGCAGGGAGCCCCTCACTTTGAAGAACCTGGAAGTGGTATTACAAGAACTTTATCCTGAAAATCCTTATGCTGCCAGTGCTGCCATTCAGCAGAATGAGGAGCAGTCCCAAAAACTGAAGAGCAGGCTGTATGACAAGGCTTCAAAAGTGGACAGTGGCTTTGATGAGACCGAAATTACCAAGAACTGCAGCAATAGCATGTCTCCCAAACTGGTAGCTGGACATGAAGGAAAAAGTCAAGCCAAaacaaagcaagaggaaaaaatgagaacCAAAAAAAAGTGGACTAGAGAGAGCTGGGGTAGTGAGCAAGGAGTGAAGCCTTCTAGAAAAACCCGAGAAAGTGAGAGATACCTTAACCATGAGAGGAGTTCTGAGGACGGATTAGAAGAGAGTTCAGAGGAGGTGGTGAGGTGTGAGAAGTGTGAACAGGAAAGGCAGGCCAGGCAAAAGTTACAAAGGGAAAGGCAGGCTGAGGCCTCATTTGAGAACAGAGATCTGAACTCAGGCGCATGTCAGAGGTACCATgtagaaagaaatgcaaaaatcagGAATTGCCGAAAATCTTCAGAAACTTGTCTGGAAGGCGAGGAAGTTGGTTGGAAAGATAGTGGCTGTAGGAGGACGTGGAAGCCTCTACACAGGAACGTTAATGAAGGGCTGGAGAAGCATAAAAGGAGCATTGAGAAGGAAAGGGATGTGGAGAAACATGAAAACCATGGGAAGGAAGtaataaaaatcaagaagaaTGCTGTAGAGGGGCTGCAGCTGACTCATGAAGCAAAGGAAGAGAATGGAAGTAGCTGTGTAATGAACCAAAGTGGTTGGCTAAAGAAGGACACTCCAAGGGATGCTGAGAAACCATCTAAAATACATAGGGAGGGCAGAGAGGGGCAAAGGTCTAAAGAAGAGAGTGCTAGAAGAGAGGGGAATATCACATGTAGAGAGAGTGACATGACACGACGAGAAAAAACAGGGGACCGCAGAgtgaataaagaagaaaacaaggctCAGGGATTGGAAAACACAAGTCGTAGGTATGCCATTAAAAACAGGACCGATGTGGAAAAACACTATGAGATTGGCAGAACTATTGGGGATGGGAACTTTGCAGTGGTGAAGGAATGTCGCCACTGTGATACCAATCAGATCTATGCCATGAAAATTGTTGATAAATCCAAGCTGAAGGGGAAAGAGGACATGATGGAAAGTGAAATTCTGATCATCAGGAGTCTCTCTCATCCCAATATAGTAAGCTTAATTGAAGTGTACGAGACAGAAGCTGAGATCTACCTTATCCTAGAGTATGTCCCAGGAGGGGACTTATTTGATGCAATCATAGAAAGTGTGAAGTTCACAGAGCATGATGCTGCTGTCATGATCACTGACCTGTGTGAAGCACTGGTTTATATTCACAGCAAGAACATTGTCCACAGGGACCTCAAACCAGAGAATCTTTTG GTTCAGCATAATGCAGATAAATCTACTACACTGAAACTAGCAGATTTTGGCCTTGCAAAGCAGGTTACGAAACCCATATTTACTGTGTGTGGAACACCAACGTATGTTGCCCCTGAAATACTTGCTGAGAAGG GCTATGGGCTCGAAGTAGATATGTGGGCAGCCGGTGTGATCCTTTATATTCTGCTCTGCGGTTTTCCCCCTTTTCGCAGTCAGGAACGTGATCAGGAAGAACTGTTTCAGATCATACAGCTGGGTCACTATGAATTCCTTTCCCCATACTGGGATAATATTTCTGCAG CAAAAGACCTCATAACCAGGCTGTTGATAGTGGATCCCCATAAGCGCTACACAGCACGACAAGTACTTCAGCACCCTTGGATCAGAACAGCTGGAAAAACTAACAGCAGAAATTTGCAGAGAGAAGTGACAATAAATATTGAGCGTCATTTCCGGGCCCAGCGCCGAAAGGAAGTTGCTGATGAGGGCTCATGA
- the DCLK3 gene encoding serine/threonine-protein kinase DCLK3 isoform X1: protein MPAAAPPPLHPAAGSCCPYGHCAGCRGLFDHSSHNSSSKVKERKLQGTCPPIGHGNYGKPCLSESSHRSPFFNPRNGFHTIHSEHSPVKPRIITVVKPGGRTLRRITLLLNRRSVQTFEQLMADISEALGFPRWKNDRVRKLYNLRGREIRSVSDFFREGDAFIAMGREPLTLKNLEVVLQELYPENPYAASAAIQQNEEQSQKLKSRLYDKASKVDSGFDETEITKNCSNSMSPKLVAGHEGKSQAKTKQEEKMRTKKKWTRESWGSEQGVKPSRKTRESERYLNHERSSEDGLEESSEEVVRCEKCEQERQARQKLQRERQAEASFENRDLNSGACQRYHVERNAKIRNCRKSSETCLEGEEVGWKDSGCRRTWKPLHRNVNEGLEKHKRSIEKERDVEKHENHGKEVIKIKKNAVEGLQLTHEAKEENGSSCVMNQSGWLKKDTPRDAEKPSKIHREGREGQRSKEESARREGNITCRESDMTRREKTGDRRVNKEENKAQGLENTSRRYAIKNRTDVEKHYEIGRTIGDGNFAVVKECRHCDTNQIYAMKIVDKSKLKGKEDMMESEILIIRSLSHPNIVSLIEVYETEAEIYLILEYVPGGDLFDAIIESVKFTEHDAAVMITDLCEALVYIHSKNIVHRDLKPENLLVQHNADKSTTLKLADFGLAKQVTKPIFTVCGTPTYVAPEILAEKGYGLEVDMWAAGVILYILLCGFPPFRSQERDQEELFQIIQLGHYEFLSPYWDNISAAAKDLITRLLIVDPHKRYTARQVLQHPWIRTAGKTNSRNLQREVTINIERHFRAQRRKEVADEGS, encoded by the exons GATGCCGAGGATTGTTTGACCATTCATCACACAATTCAAGCTCAAAAGTAAAAGAAAGGAAGCTACAAGGGACTTGTCCTCCCATTGGTCATGGAAACTATGGAAAACCATGTTTGAGTGAAAGCAGTCATAGGTCCCCATTTTTTAATCCCCGCAATGGTTTTCACACAATACATTCAGAGCACAGTCCTGTGAAGCCAAGGATTATTACAGTGGTGAAACCTGGTGGGCGCACACTCAGAAGGATAACATTGCTTCTCAACAGGAGATCAGTCCAGACCTTTGAACAGCTGATGGCTGACATTTCGGAAGCTCTGGGATTTCCACGCTGGAAGAATGACCGCGTGAGAAAGCTTTATAATCTGAGAGGGAGAGAAATCCGAAGTGTTTCTGACTTCTTCAGGGAAGGTGATGCATTCATAGCTATGGGCAGGGAGCCCCTCACTTTGAAGAACCTGGAAGTGGTATTACAAGAACTTTATCCTGAAAATCCTTATGCTGCCAGTGCTGCCATTCAGCAGAATGAGGAGCAGTCCCAAAAACTGAAGAGCAGGCTGTATGACAAGGCTTCAAAAGTGGACAGTGGCTTTGATGAGACCGAAATTACCAAGAACTGCAGCAATAGCATGTCTCCCAAACTGGTAGCTGGACATGAAGGAAAAAGTCAAGCCAAaacaaagcaagaggaaaaaatgagaacCAAAAAAAAGTGGACTAGAGAGAGCTGGGGTAGTGAGCAAGGAGTGAAGCCTTCTAGAAAAACCCGAGAAAGTGAGAGATACCTTAACCATGAGAGGAGTTCTGAGGACGGATTAGAAGAGAGTTCAGAGGAGGTGGTGAGGTGTGAGAAGTGTGAACAGGAAAGGCAGGCCAGGCAAAAGTTACAAAGGGAAAGGCAGGCTGAGGCCTCATTTGAGAACAGAGATCTGAACTCAGGCGCATGTCAGAGGTACCATgtagaaagaaatgcaaaaatcagGAATTGCCGAAAATCTTCAGAAACTTGTCTGGAAGGCGAGGAAGTTGGTTGGAAAGATAGTGGCTGTAGGAGGACGTGGAAGCCTCTACACAGGAACGTTAATGAAGGGCTGGAGAAGCATAAAAGGAGCATTGAGAAGGAAAGGGATGTGGAGAAACATGAAAACCATGGGAAGGAAGtaataaaaatcaagaagaaTGCTGTAGAGGGGCTGCAGCTGACTCATGAAGCAAAGGAAGAGAATGGAAGTAGCTGTGTAATGAACCAAAGTGGTTGGCTAAAGAAGGACACTCCAAGGGATGCTGAGAAACCATCTAAAATACATAGGGAGGGCAGAGAGGGGCAAAGGTCTAAAGAAGAGAGTGCTAGAAGAGAGGGGAATATCACATGTAGAGAGAGTGACATGACACGACGAGAAAAAACAGGGGACCGCAGAgtgaataaagaagaaaacaaggctCAGGGATTGGAAAACACAAGTCGTAGGTATGCCATTAAAAACAGGACCGATGTGGAAAAACACTATGAGATTGGCAGAACTATTGGGGATGGGAACTTTGCAGTGGTGAAGGAATGTCGCCACTGTGATACCAATCAGATCTATGCCATGAAAATTGTTGATAAATCCAAGCTGAAGGGGAAAGAGGACATGATGGAAAGTGAAATTCTGATCATCAGGAGTCTCTCTCATCCCAATATAGTAAGCTTAATTGAAGTGTACGAGACAGAAGCTGAGATCTACCTTATCCTAGAGTATGTCCCAGGAGGGGACTTATTTGATGCAATCATAGAAAGTGTGAAGTTCACAGAGCATGATGCTGCTGTCATGATCACTGACCTGTGTGAAGCACTGGTTTATATTCACAGCAAGAACATTGTCCACAGGGACCTCAAACCAGAGAATCTTTTG GTTCAGCATAATGCAGATAAATCTACTACACTGAAACTAGCAGATTTTGGCCTTGCAAAGCAGGTTACGAAACCCATATTTACTGTGTGTGGAACACCAACGTATGTTGCCCCTGAAATACTTGCTGAGAAGG GCTATGGGCTCGAAGTAGATATGTGGGCAGCCGGTGTGATCCTTTATATTCTGCTCTGCGGTTTTCCCCCTTTTCGCAGTCAGGAACGTGATCAGGAAGAACTGTTTCAGATCATACAGCTGGGTCACTATGAATTCCTTTCCCCATACTGGGATAATATTTCTGCAG CAGCAAAAGACCTCATAACCAGGCTGTTGATAGTGGATCCCCATAAGCGCTACACAGCACGACAAGTACTTCAGCACCCTTGGATCAGAACAGCTGGAAAAACTAACAGCAGAAATTTGCAGAGAGAAGTGACAATAAATATTGAGCGTCATTTCCGGGCCCAGCGCCGAAAGGAAGTTGCTGATGAGGGCTCATGA
- the DCLK3 gene encoding serine/threonine-protein kinase DCLK3 isoform X3: MPAAAPPPLHPAAGSCCPYGHCAGCRGLFDHSSHNSSSKVKERKLQGTCPPIGHGNYGKPCLSESSHRSPFFNPRNGFHTIHSEHSPVKPRIITVVKPGGRTLRRITLLLNRRSVQTFEQLMADISEALGFPRWKNDRVRKLYNLRGREIRSVSDFFREGDAFIAMGREPLTLKNLEVVLQELYPENPYAASAAIQQNEEQSQKLKSRLYDKASKVDSGFDETEITKNCSNSMSPKLVAGHEGKSQAKTKQEEKMRTKKKWTRESWGSEQGVKPSRKTRESERYLNHERSSEDGLEESSEEVVRCEKCEQERQARQKLQRERQAEASFENRDLNSGACQRYHVERNAKIRNCRKSSETCLEGEEVGWKDSGCRRTWKPLHRNVNEGLEKHKRSIEKERDVEKHENHGKEVIKIKKNAVEGLQLTHEAKEENGSSCVMNQSGWLKKDTPRDAEKPSKIHREGREGQRSKEESARREGNITCRESDMTRREKTGDRRVNKEENKAQGLENTSRRYAIKNRTDVEKHYEIGRTIGDGNFAVVKECRHCDTNQIYAMKIVDKSKLKGKEDMMESEILIIRSLSHPNIVSLIEVYETEAEIYLILEYVPGGDLFDAIIESVKFTEHDAAVMITDLCEALVYIHSKNIVHRDLKPENLLLRQLCPQCIMAKNHHEVD; the protein is encoded by the exons GATGCCGAGGATTGTTTGACCATTCATCACACAATTCAAGCTCAAAAGTAAAAGAAAGGAAGCTACAAGGGACTTGTCCTCCCATTGGTCATGGAAACTATGGAAAACCATGTTTGAGTGAAAGCAGTCATAGGTCCCCATTTTTTAATCCCCGCAATGGTTTTCACACAATACATTCAGAGCACAGTCCTGTGAAGCCAAGGATTATTACAGTGGTGAAACCTGGTGGGCGCACACTCAGAAGGATAACATTGCTTCTCAACAGGAGATCAGTCCAGACCTTTGAACAGCTGATGGCTGACATTTCGGAAGCTCTGGGATTTCCACGCTGGAAGAATGACCGCGTGAGAAAGCTTTATAATCTGAGAGGGAGAGAAATCCGAAGTGTTTCTGACTTCTTCAGGGAAGGTGATGCATTCATAGCTATGGGCAGGGAGCCCCTCACTTTGAAGAACCTGGAAGTGGTATTACAAGAACTTTATCCTGAAAATCCTTATGCTGCCAGTGCTGCCATTCAGCAGAATGAGGAGCAGTCCCAAAAACTGAAGAGCAGGCTGTATGACAAGGCTTCAAAAGTGGACAGTGGCTTTGATGAGACCGAAATTACCAAGAACTGCAGCAATAGCATGTCTCCCAAACTGGTAGCTGGACATGAAGGAAAAAGTCAAGCCAAaacaaagcaagaggaaaaaatgagaacCAAAAAAAAGTGGACTAGAGAGAGCTGGGGTAGTGAGCAAGGAGTGAAGCCTTCTAGAAAAACCCGAGAAAGTGAGAGATACCTTAACCATGAGAGGAGTTCTGAGGACGGATTAGAAGAGAGTTCAGAGGAGGTGGTGAGGTGTGAGAAGTGTGAACAGGAAAGGCAGGCCAGGCAAAAGTTACAAAGGGAAAGGCAGGCTGAGGCCTCATTTGAGAACAGAGATCTGAACTCAGGCGCATGTCAGAGGTACCATgtagaaagaaatgcaaaaatcagGAATTGCCGAAAATCTTCAGAAACTTGTCTGGAAGGCGAGGAAGTTGGTTGGAAAGATAGTGGCTGTAGGAGGACGTGGAAGCCTCTACACAGGAACGTTAATGAAGGGCTGGAGAAGCATAAAAGGAGCATTGAGAAGGAAAGGGATGTGGAGAAACATGAAAACCATGGGAAGGAAGtaataaaaatcaagaagaaTGCTGTAGAGGGGCTGCAGCTGACTCATGAAGCAAAGGAAGAGAATGGAAGTAGCTGTGTAATGAACCAAAGTGGTTGGCTAAAGAAGGACACTCCAAGGGATGCTGAGAAACCATCTAAAATACATAGGGAGGGCAGAGAGGGGCAAAGGTCTAAAGAAGAGAGTGCTAGAAGAGAGGGGAATATCACATGTAGAGAGAGTGACATGACACGACGAGAAAAAACAGGGGACCGCAGAgtgaataaagaagaaaacaaggctCAGGGATTGGAAAACACAAGTCGTAGGTATGCCATTAAAAACAGGACCGATGTGGAAAAACACTATGAGATTGGCAGAACTATTGGGGATGGGAACTTTGCAGTGGTGAAGGAATGTCGCCACTGTGATACCAATCAGATCTATGCCATGAAAATTGTTGATAAATCCAAGCTGAAGGGGAAAGAGGACATGATGGAAAGTGAAATTCTGATCATCAGGAGTCTCTCTCATCCCAATATAGTAAGCTTAATTGAAGTGTACGAGACAGAAGCTGAGATCTACCTTATCCTAGAGTATGTCCCAGGAGGGGACTTATTTGATGCAATCATAGAAAGTGTGAAGTTCACAGAGCATGATGCTGCTGTCATGATCACTGACCTGTGTGAAGCACTGGTTTATATTCACAGCAAGAACATTGTCCACAGGGACCTCAAACCAGAGAATCTTTTG cttcgTCAGCTGTGTCCACAGTGCATCATGGCAAAAAATCATCATGAGGTTGACTAA
- the DCLK3 gene encoding serine/threonine-protein kinase DCLK3 isoform X4, translating to MPAAAPPPLHPAAGSCCPYGHCAGCRGLFDHSSHNSSSKVKERKLQGTCPPIGHGNYGKPCLSESSHRSPFFNPRNGFHTIHSEHSPVKPRIITVVKPGGRTLRRITLLLNRRSVQTFEQLMADISEALGFPRWKNDRVRKLYNLRGREIRSVSDFFREGDAFIAMGREPLTLKNLEVVLQELYPENPYAASAAIQQNEEQSQKLKSRLYDKASKVDSGFDETEITKNCSNSMSPKLVAGHEGKSQAKTKQEEKMRTKKKWTRESWGSEQGVKPSRKTRESERYLNHERSSEDGLEESSEEVVRCEKCEQERQARQKLQRERQAEASFENRDLNSGACQRYHVERNAKIRNCRKSSETCLEGEEVGWKDSGCRRTWKPLHRNVNEGLEKHKRSIEKERDVEKHENHGKEVIKIKKNAVEGLQLTHEAKEENGSSCVMNQSGWLKKDTPRDAEKPSKIHREGREGQRSKEESARREGNITCRESDMTRREKTGDRRVNKEENKAQGLENTSRRYAIKNRTDVEKHYEIGRTIGDGNFAVVKECRHCDTNQIYAMKIVDKSKLKGKEDMMESEILIIRSLSHPNIVSLIEVYETEAEIYLILEYVPGGDLFDAIIESVKFTEHDAAVMITDLCEALVYIHSKNIVHRDLKPENLLSSRDFS from the coding sequence GATGCCGAGGATTGTTTGACCATTCATCACACAATTCAAGCTCAAAAGTAAAAGAAAGGAAGCTACAAGGGACTTGTCCTCCCATTGGTCATGGAAACTATGGAAAACCATGTTTGAGTGAAAGCAGTCATAGGTCCCCATTTTTTAATCCCCGCAATGGTTTTCACACAATACATTCAGAGCACAGTCCTGTGAAGCCAAGGATTATTACAGTGGTGAAACCTGGTGGGCGCACACTCAGAAGGATAACATTGCTTCTCAACAGGAGATCAGTCCAGACCTTTGAACAGCTGATGGCTGACATTTCGGAAGCTCTGGGATTTCCACGCTGGAAGAATGACCGCGTGAGAAAGCTTTATAATCTGAGAGGGAGAGAAATCCGAAGTGTTTCTGACTTCTTCAGGGAAGGTGATGCATTCATAGCTATGGGCAGGGAGCCCCTCACTTTGAAGAACCTGGAAGTGGTATTACAAGAACTTTATCCTGAAAATCCTTATGCTGCCAGTGCTGCCATTCAGCAGAATGAGGAGCAGTCCCAAAAACTGAAGAGCAGGCTGTATGACAAGGCTTCAAAAGTGGACAGTGGCTTTGATGAGACCGAAATTACCAAGAACTGCAGCAATAGCATGTCTCCCAAACTGGTAGCTGGACATGAAGGAAAAAGTCAAGCCAAaacaaagcaagaggaaaaaatgagaacCAAAAAAAAGTGGACTAGAGAGAGCTGGGGTAGTGAGCAAGGAGTGAAGCCTTCTAGAAAAACCCGAGAAAGTGAGAGATACCTTAACCATGAGAGGAGTTCTGAGGACGGATTAGAAGAGAGTTCAGAGGAGGTGGTGAGGTGTGAGAAGTGTGAACAGGAAAGGCAGGCCAGGCAAAAGTTACAAAGGGAAAGGCAGGCTGAGGCCTCATTTGAGAACAGAGATCTGAACTCAGGCGCATGTCAGAGGTACCATgtagaaagaaatgcaaaaatcagGAATTGCCGAAAATCTTCAGAAACTTGTCTGGAAGGCGAGGAAGTTGGTTGGAAAGATAGTGGCTGTAGGAGGACGTGGAAGCCTCTACACAGGAACGTTAATGAAGGGCTGGAGAAGCATAAAAGGAGCATTGAGAAGGAAAGGGATGTGGAGAAACATGAAAACCATGGGAAGGAAGtaataaaaatcaagaagaaTGCTGTAGAGGGGCTGCAGCTGACTCATGAAGCAAAGGAAGAGAATGGAAGTAGCTGTGTAATGAACCAAAGTGGTTGGCTAAAGAAGGACACTCCAAGGGATGCTGAGAAACCATCTAAAATACATAGGGAGGGCAGAGAGGGGCAAAGGTCTAAAGAAGAGAGTGCTAGAAGAGAGGGGAATATCACATGTAGAGAGAGTGACATGACACGACGAGAAAAAACAGGGGACCGCAGAgtgaataaagaagaaaacaaggctCAGGGATTGGAAAACACAAGTCGTAGGTATGCCATTAAAAACAGGACCGATGTGGAAAAACACTATGAGATTGGCAGAACTATTGGGGATGGGAACTTTGCAGTGGTGAAGGAATGTCGCCACTGTGATACCAATCAGATCTATGCCATGAAAATTGTTGATAAATCCAAGCTGAAGGGGAAAGAGGACATGATGGAAAGTGAAATTCTGATCATCAGGAGTCTCTCTCATCCCAATATAGTAAGCTTAATTGAAGTGTACGAGACAGAAGCTGAGATCTACCTTATCCTAGAGTATGTCCCAGGAGGGGACTTATTTGATGCAATCATAGAAAGTGTGAAGTTCACAGAGCATGATGCTGCTGTCATGATCACTGACCTGTGTGAAGCACTGGTTTATATTCACAGCAAGAACATTGTCCACAGGGACCTCAAACCAGAGAATCTTTTG